One genomic segment of Gadus chalcogrammus isolate NIFS_2021 chromosome 3, NIFS_Gcha_1.0, whole genome shotgun sequence includes these proteins:
- the LOC130379786 gene encoding uncharacterized protein LOC130379786 — protein sequence MVTISEPDPGLSEEPEDTSLDRRERRKRRFADRAMKKAKFRSRGSPQRAPMVTISEPDPGPSEEPENTPLNREETRKRRFALWLLITVIVSLGLLSIVLISLHFNSPSPWREGREHLLDELGPVSISMTPTEEEEESPSITEFHSSTHVLPVRQTARYTCHAGGTPEPTVEWLHNGRPLERNGTDDQSEAWVERGFLFVRGVRYGVNTVCCMASNSAGTANHTAELLVFDACELTLDPKVGNSFLSLSEDNKNVTLVEEARSYLDHPERFNSLLQVLGREALSGRCYWEVEWKGRVNIGVAYRIVPRQGVGRGRQLGGNKFWILYCRHDRYTAVHTGEIAIPLPPAGSTRVGVYLDRPAGTLSFYRVSPGGGGSSDTLTHIHTFQASFTRDLIPVIGLLWELGVGGASASLYRL from the exons ATGGTCaccatctctgaaccggaccctggactctctgaggaacctgaggacacgTCTTTGGACCGGAGGGAGCGcaggaagagaagatttg CTGATAGAGCAATGAAGAAGGCTAAGTTCAGAAGCCGTGGAAGCCCTCAGAGAGCACCCATGGTCaccatctctgaaccggaccctggacCCTCTGAGGAACCTGAGAACACGCCTTTGAACCGGGAGGAGACCAGAAAGcgaagatttg CTCTATGGTTGCTCATCACTGTCATTGTGAGCCTCGGACTGCTGAGTATTGTCCTCATCTCCCTGCACTTCA ACTCACCGTCAccttggagggaggggagagagcactTACTGGATGAACTCG GTCCAGTTTCTATTTCAATGAcgcccacggaggaggaggaggagtctcccagcatcacagagttcCACTCCTCTACCCACGTGTTGCCCGTGCGCCAAACGGCCCGCTATACCTGCCACGCCGGCGGAACGCCGGAGCCCACCGTCGAGTGGCTCCACAACGGCAGGCCCCTGGAGAGGAACGGCAcagacgaccaatcagaggcctgggtggagaggggcttCCTCTTCGTCAGAGGTGTGAGGTATGGCGTGAACACGGTCTGCTGCATGGCGAGCAACAGCGCTGGCACGGCCAATCACACTGCTGAGCTGCTTGTCTTTG atgcctgtgaactcacactggacccgaAGGTGGGGAAcagcttcctctctctgtctgaggacaacaagAACGTCACCCTGGTTGAAGAGGCCCGGTCGTACCtggatcacccagagagatttaACTCCCTGctccaggtgttgggtagagaagCTCTGagtggccgctgttactgggaggtggAGTGGAAAGGACGTGTTAATATAGGAGTGGCATACAGAATAGTCCCAAGGCAAGGGGTGGGTCGTGGAAGACAGCTTGGAGGGAACAAGTTCTGGATTCTTTATTGTCGTCATGATCGTTACACTGCGGTGCACACCGGTGAAATAGCCATACCTCTCCCCCCGGCTGGCTCTACCAGAGtgggagtgtatctggaccggcctgctggcaccctgtccttctacagagtgtccccaggtggaggagggtcgtcagacacactgacacacatccacaccttccaggCCTCCTTCACCAGGGACCTCATCCCTGTGATTGGGTTACTGTGGGAGTTGGGGGTTGGTGGTGCCTCAGCGTCTCTGTATCGGTTGTAG